A single genomic interval of Maniola jurtina chromosome 23, ilManJurt1.1, whole genome shotgun sequence harbors:
- the LOC123877357 gene encoding uncharacterized protein LOC123877357, whose amino-acid sequence MCFGAIFVFSVIFSTTWTVSRNLTNLAFTNYLGANTDFVFASLIDHGLLIRTSISPIVMENCINCGIATARCNITGRRPLNEESVLSIVREWVAPLRVERDHHLCQACWDLAVDTLLLCGPSDVMHAPRGHVHVCVHCGRSLLRNARSHRLRTISEREERIYNVISEWILPRTIGAQSEICHSCWVRADRAARHFMSEPSTSTSDVLVSALPVPEASTSTTEEVIQQPSNISEAIILPDYIRAIETERRCFIEGCRRSERHRIPDSLRKNLLNMHKLYIPANNRLCDYHLYGVESWDVLIGITNNFINSFSARHIQDMLALKTSSSAALNFEDIDSIEDHIFYYWIGLTKVQFNQLLNESPTLVRMSKGVTALAAYLMKLRTGDPDDRLATLLQIPRTTLSRLMKKARAYLIENYVPHHLGLNHINRQQLIDRTLMIPSGLFGSENNESKPVVIFDGTYIYIQKSSNYMYQKDTYSLHKYRNLVKPFLIVCTDGYIIDVLGPYPATMSDSDIMKEEFKDGSTMREYFQPGDAFILDRGFRDALPLLNSCGYRTYVPASLQQGETQLSTIEANKSRAVTICRWVVEVVNGRFKRDFKLLRQDYFNVASSHLMQDVKVAAALINAFHPVITNRDDAGEILQIINENMYRENRLANYVVENNLNRRRLEFRATPVNSINVLTDFPRLTYSELILVSLGTYQIKQARSYYGEHVRADGSYVIEVWREVDNDFLRELSLSNSTWLLRGRIHSRHISRKTYFVYILVDSSLSGRQALLQYYCNCIVGRRTVGCCAHIMSIVWYLSWARYQEYISPPAHFLDSILVVYEDE is encoded by the exons ATGTGTTTTGGTGCGATATTCGTATTTTCGGTGATTTTTTCAACGACTTGGACTGTTTCACGGAACCTGACGAATCTTGCCTTCACGAACTACCTCGGCGCGAACACGGACTTTGTATTTGCTTCTTTGATTGACCACGGCTTGCTAATTCGGACCTCGATTTCGCCTATCGTAATGGAGAACTGCATTAATTGTGGTATTGCAACAGCTCGTTGCAATATAACGGGAAGACGTCCTTTAAATGAAGAATCCGTCTTATCCATTGTACGTGAATGGGTTGCTCCACTAAGG gtaGAACGTGATCATCATCTATGCCAAGCTTGTTGGGATTTGGCTGTTGATACTCTACTCCTATGTGGACCTAGTGACGTGATGCATGCTCCGCGTGGTCATGTCCATGTGTGTGTCCACTGTGGTCGTTCTCTACTGCGGAATGCACGATCCCATCGGCTACGAACTATATCTGAACGGGAAGAGAGGATATATAATGTTATTAGTGAATGGATTCTACCCAGGACT atTGGAGCTCAAAGTGAAATATGTCACTCTTGTTGGGTGAGAGCAGACAGAGCAGCTCGCCACTTTATGTCAGAACCATCAACATCAACATCGGATGTGTTGGTTTCTGCTTTGCCAGTGCCTGAAGCATCTACTTCAACAACGGAAGAAGTCATCCAACAACCTTCGAATATTAGTGAGGCTATTATTTTGCCTGATTATATTAGAGCCATTGAAACAGAGAGAAGATGTTTTATTGAAGGCTGTAGGAGGAGTGAAAGGCACAGAATTCCAGATTCATTAAGAAAAAATCTTCTTAATATGCACAAGCTGTATATACCAGCCAATAATCGCCTGTGTGattatcatttgtatggtgtAGAATCATGGGATGTTTTAATAGgaataacaaataattttataaatagttTCTCAGCAAGGCATATTCAAGATATGTTGGCTTTAAAAACATCAAGTTCTGCAGCTTTGAACTTTGAGGATATAGATTCCATTGAAGACCACATCTTTTATTATTGGATTGGATTAACAAAAGTCCAATTTAACCAATTATTAAATGAATCACCAACATTGGTACGAATGTCTAAAGGTGTAACAGCTCTAGCAGCTTATCTTATGAAACTGCGTACTGGAGACCCAGATGACAGATTGGCAACTTTACTCCAGATACCACGGACAACATTATCACGCTTAATGAAAAAAGCAAGAGCATATTTGATTGAGAATTATGTTCCACATCATTTAGGCCTAAATCATATTAACAGGCAACAGTTGATTGACAGAACATTGATGATACCAAGTGGTTTGTTTGGAAGTGAAAATAATGAAAGCAAGCCAGTAGTCATTTTTGATGgcacatatatatatatacaaaaaagcTCGAATTATATGTACCAAAAAGATACATATAGTTTACATAAATACAGGAATTTGGTTAAACCATTTTTAATTGTTTGTACCGATGGCTATATAATAGATGTTTTAGGTCCATATCCCGCTACAATGTCCGATTCTGACATAATGAAAGAAGAATTTAAAGATGGCTCCACAATGAGAGAATATTTTCAGCCCGGTGACGCATTTATCCTAGATAGAGGATTTCGGGATGCCTTGCCCTTACTTAATTCGTGTGGCTATCGCACATATGTACCCGCTTCGTTACAGCAGGGTGAAACACAGCTGTCGACAATAGAAGCAAATAAATCAAGGGCAGTCACCATTTGTCGTTGGGTTGTAGAAGTAGTTAACGGTAGATTTAAACGAGATTTTAAACTTCTAAGACAAGATTATTTTAATGTAGCATCTAGTCATTTGATGCAAGATGTTAAGGTGGCTGCCGCTCTTATAAATGCGTTTCATCCTGTTATAACCAACCGGGATGATGCCGGGGAAATTCTTCAgataataaatgaaaacatgTACAGGGAAAATAGATTGGCGAACTATGTTgtggaaaataatttaaacagaAGGCGACTAGAATTTAGAGCAACACCAGTAAACAGCATAAATGTTTTAACAGATTTTCCCCGGCTTACATATAGTGAACTAATATTAGTTTCCTTAGGAACTTACCAAATTAAACAAGCCCGTTCTTATTACGGCGAACATGTAAGGGCAGATGGCTCCTATGTAATAGAAGTGTGGAGGGAGGTTGATAATGACTTTTTAAGAGAGCTGTCCCTGTCAAACAGTACTTGGTTACTAAGAGGTAGAATACACTCTCGCCACATTAgtagaaaaacatattttgtttatatattGGTGGACAGCTCTCTTTCTGGAAGGCAAGCATTactacaatattattgtaattgcaTAGTAGGAAGGCGTACAGTGGGTTGTTGCGCACATATAATGTCGATCGTATGGTATTTGAGTTGGGCTAGGTACCAAGAATATATTTCACCCCCTGCACACTTCCTAGATTCCATTCTAGTTGTGTATGAAGATGAATGA